In Penicillium psychrofluorescens genome assembly, chromosome: 5, a single window of DNA contains:
- a CDS encoding uncharacterized protein (ID:PFLUO_007475-T1.cds;~source:funannotate) — MKEKSASDIEAAAQQKSGDNTTPGSNILDPLLLLLAGRRGVRSDSHFAATNIPDDQAIIFAGRSGVEAINDAPRWKRFLCGAGRLENRWALVSCVYFLINTLSLIDWPPESTNEEEGKEINFWNRMRIAPVVVLFLATFFIWTRRYAKRQAAAATPPQFDPDSYQSRLTQAMTQRGIYYREIAPVTLDDMEQHRKKDKRLVEGFQIDGLVDPMESSCVYDIVVRFYSQGNVLLQFASADNTPGSRPGLILTPNVTSL, encoded by the exons ATGAAGGAGAAGTCTGCGTCGGATATCGAGGCAGCAGCCCAGCAGAAATCCGGTGACAACACCACGCCCGGCTCCAATATCCTCGATCCGCTGCTGTTACTGTTAGCTGGCCGGCGTGGGGTGCGCTCCGATTCTCATTTCGCCGCGACAAATATCCCAGATGATCAAGCGATCATTTTCGCTGGCCGATCCGGCGTTGAGGCGATAAACGACGCGCCACGATGGAAGCGGTTCCTCTGTGGAGCCGGGCGCTTGGAGAACAG ATGGGCGCTAGTCTCCTGCGTCTACTTCTTGATAAACACCCTCTCACTCATCGACTGGCCGCCAGAATCCACAaacgaggaagaagggaaggaaatCAACTTCTGGAACCGCATGAGAATCGCCCCGGTGGTCGTCCTTTTTTTAGCAACTTTCTTcatctggacgaggagataCGCCAAACGCCaggccgccgctgccacACCTCCCCAATTCGATCCAGACTCCTACCAGTCTCGGTTGACTCAAGCCATGACCCAACGGGGGATCTATTATCGGGAGATTGCACCCGTGACGCTCGACGATATGGAGCAACACCGCAAGAAAGATAAACGTCTTGTTGAGGGATTCCAGATCGACGGACTCGTCGATCCCATGGAGAGTTCGTGCGTTTATGATATTGTGGTGCGCTTTTACAGTCAGGGGAATGTGTTGTTGCAGTTTGCTTCGGCGGATAACACGCCAGGGAGTAGGCCTGGGCTGATTTTGACCCCGAATGTGACTAGTTTGTAG
- a CDS encoding uncharacterized protein (ID:PFLUO_007476-T1.cds;~source:funannotate) — translation MSETLASAVAVPEQTTFQHTPEPTAKRRKSSTTEHDPKRRRLSTEAGDNASPYSEGRRTSSQELAPDRPPPERKPTRQGAGRDEERKRGQRLFGGLLGTLSQSSTSAAQRRRADIEKKQQDKLKSQAEEYGELKKQKREQRDAIWKKEHPLYEREAMRTRHANMLAMAHSLKTHTKPVLYYKPWQLRRRDEAVIQEQIEDAEATVAREVAEFDARFPLESTRPETSRRNSEEEVPKAQGPSHSSENGQQNGPSHDNSVSEPEAQSDEAQNPSPEAPETGGADGTQDQSSGSAKPDDTTIHGSATVHDHIDVHHDDGGEVVEDNEDTVIY, via the exons ATGTCCGA AACCCTCGCATCAGCGGTCGCAGTGCCCGAGCAAACCACTTTCCAACACACCCCAGAACCAACCGCAAAACGCCGCAAGTCGTCCACAACCGAACACGATCCCAAGCGTCGCCGACTCAGCACAGAAGCGGGCGATAATGCCTCCCCATACTCAGAGGGCCGACGCACTTCCTCTCAAGAGCTTGCTCCAGaccgtccaccaccagaaagaaagcccACTCGGCAAGGTGCCGGGCGTGATGAGGAACGGAAACGCGGCCAACGCTTATTCGGCGGATTGCTGGGAACGCTCTCGCAGAGTTCTACTTCGGCGGCGCAGAGGCGTCGCGCTGATATTGAGAAAAAACAGCAGGATAAGCTGAAGTCGCAGGCGGAGGAGTATGGTGAACtcaaaaagcagaagaggGAACAGAGGGATGCTATTTGGAAGAAGGAGCACCCGTTATATGAACGCGAGGCGATGCGGACGAGACATGCGAATatgctggccatggcgcATTCTTTGAAGACCCATACTAAGCCAGTTCTC TACTACAAACCGTGGCAGCTACGGCGTCGGGATGAAGCAGTGATACaggagcagatcgaggacgcCGAAGCGACTGTTGCTCGAGAGGTCGCAGAGTTTGACGCCCGGTTCCCTCTTGAGAGCACTCGGCCTGAAACGTCGAGGCGCAAttcagaagaagaagtcccAAAGGCCCAGGGCCCATCACACAGTTCGGAGAATGGGCAACAAAATGGACCATCTCATGACAACTCGGTCTCAGAACCCGAAGCACAGTCAGACGAGGCCCAGAACCCTTCTCCCGAGGCACCCGAAACAGGAGGAGCAGACGGTACCCAGGACCAAAGCTCCGGTTCAGCTAAACCGGATGATACGACTATTCACGGGAGCGCTACCGTGCACGATCATATCGATGTCCATCATGACGATGGAGGCGAAGTTGTTGAAGACAACGAAGACACGGTGATTTATTAG
- a CDS encoding uncharacterized protein (ID:PFLUO_007477-T1.cds;~source:funannotate): MSRHHPDLVMCRKQPGISIGRLCDKCDGKCPVCDSYVRPTTLVRICDECSFGNYQNKCVVCGGEGISDAFYCFECTRLEKDRDGCPKIINLGSSRTDLFYQKKSFRNH, encoded by the coding sequence ATGTCTCGCCACCATCCCGACCTGGTCATGTGCCGCAAGCAACCCGGCATCTCAATCGGCCGCCTGTGCGACAAGTGCGACGGCAAATGCCCCGTGTGCGATTCCTACGTGCGCCCCACGACCCTCGTGCGCATCTGCGACGAGTGTTCCTTCGGCAACTACCAGAACAAGTGCGTGGTGTGCGGTGGCGAGGGCATCAGCGACGCGTTCTACTGCTTTGAATGCACGCGCCTGGAAAAGGATCGAGACGGGTGTCCGAAGATCATCAACCTGGGAAGTTCGAGGACGGATCTATTCTATCAAAAGAAGAGTTTTCGAAATCATTGA
- a CDS encoding uncharacterized protein (ID:PFLUO_007478-T1.cds;~source:funannotate) translates to MQSGISVSPELHDAFTRFTSDASTFCLPVTITAESLTPLDPIPLTSSSPDGFFASLPQLSSILKPQTPMYLLLRRPTSSSSALVALTYIPSNAPVRSKTLFASTRATLVRELGTEKFASTVFATEEDEVVGPDAWKERDGESADGASREELMGEKERELEAVRRAEAEARSGTPQRDIGIGGTFAKGSFGPGSGSGMKVSMPVDDEAKTALKELQDSGLVQLTIDVPTETIKLADSQSGVGAGAVATHISASSPRYSFYHYPGSDEVVFVYTCPTGSSIKERMLHASSRRYALAIAEEQGLKISKKIEASSPDEVTGDRLQEEVHPPQDQGPARGFARPRRPGR, encoded by the exons ATGCAGTCTGGAATCTCAG TCTCTCCGGAGCTCCACGATGCCTTCACCCGCTTCACCTCGGACGCCTCCACCTTCTGCCTCCCCGTAACCATCACCGCGGAGAGCCTGACGCCCCTGGACCCGATTCCgctcacctcctcctcccccgaTGGCTTCTTCGCTTCTCTGCCGCAACTCTCCTCGATTCTCAAGCCGCAAACCCCTATgtacctcctcctccgccggcccacctcgtcctcctccgcgctGGTGGCCCTGACGTATATCCCGTCCAACGCGCCCGTGCGCTCCAAGACGCTCTTCGCTTCGACCCGTGCCACGCTGGTCCGTGAGCTGGGGACGGAGAAGTTCGCCTCGACGGTGTTTGCgacggaggaagatgaggttgttggtcCCGATGcgtggaaggagagggaTGGTGAGAGTGCCGACGGCGCCAGTCGGGAGGAGCTTATgggtgagaaggagagggagcTTGAAGCTGTGCGTAGGGCAGAGGCTGAGGCGAGGAGCGGTACGCCCCAACGGGATATTGGGATCGGGGGCACCTTTGCCAAAGGTAGCTTTGGACCAGGCTCGGGGTCTGGCATGAAGGTCTCTATGCCCGTTGATGACGAGGCCAAGACTGCACTGAAGGAGTTGCAGGATAGTGGGCTCGTGCAGCTG ACTATCGACGTCCCCACGGAGACTATCAAGCTGGCGGACTCCCAGTCCGGTGTGGGCGCGGGCGCCGTCGCCACTCATATCTCCGCATCTTCCCCCCGGTACTCCTTCTACCACTATCCCGGCTCTGATGAGGTTGTTTTCGTGTACACCTGCCCCACGGGGTCGTCCATCAAGGAGCGCATGCTGCATGCCAGCTCGCGGCGGTATGCgctcgccattgccgaggaGCAGGGGCTCAAGATCTCAAAGAAG ATCGAGGCTTCTTCGCCCGACGAGGTCACAGGAGATCGGCTGCAGGAAGAAGTTCACCCGCCACAAGACCAGGGTCCTGCGCGAGGATTCGCCAGACCCCGTCGTCCGGGCCGGTAA
- a CDS encoding uncharacterized protein (ID:PFLUO_007479-T1.cds;~source:funannotate) has product MEALVCHPLDTIKVRMQLSRRARAPGTKPRGFVTTGVEIVKKETALGLYKGLGAVLGGIIPKMAIRFTSYESYKGMLADKETGHVTSKATFLAGLAAGVTEAVAVVNPMEVVKIRLQAQHHSLADPLDAPKYRSAPHALFTVIREEGFRALYGGVSLTALRQGTNQAANFTAYTELKASLQRWQPQYADTQLPAYQTTVIGLISGAVGPFSNAPIDTIKTRLQKTRGEPGQSAVTRILVIAKDMFKTEGTRAFYKGITPRVMRVAPGQAVTFTVYEYLKGKLEDSNWAFVGGKFEE; this is encoded by the exons ATGGAGGCACTGGTGTGCCACCCGCTTG ACACGATCAAGGTCCGCATGCAGCTGTCGCGGAGAGCTCGCGCTCCCGGT ACTAAACCCCGTGGGTTCGTGACCACCGGCGTGGAGATtgtgaagaaagagacagcCCTCGGTCTGTACAAGGGTCTGGGTGCCGTGTTGGGCGGGATCATCCCCAAGATGGCCATCCGGTTCACCTCGTACGAGTCATATAAGGGCATGCTGGCGGACAAGGAAACCGGGCACGTCACAAGCAAAGCCACCTTCCTGG CCGGCCTGGCAGCTGGTGTGACCGAAGCCGTGGCGGTAGTCAACCCAATGGAAGTGGTCAAGATCCGTCTGCAAGCGCAACACCACAGTCTCGCCGACCCGCTCGACGCACCCAAGTACCGCAGTGCGCCGCACGCGCTCTTTACCGTCATCCGGGAAGAAGGGTTCAGAGCGCTCTACGGAGGTGTCTCCCTCACAGCCCTGCGGCAGGGAACCAACCAGGCCGCCAACTTCACCGCGTACACGGAGCTGAAGGCTTCTCTCCAGCGGTGGCAGCCGCAGTACGCCGACACCCAGCTGCCCGCATACCAGACCACGGTGATCGGTCTGATCTCGGGTGCGGTTGGTCCCTTCTCCAATGCGCCCATCGACACCATCAAGACCCGGTTACAGAAGACTCGCGGCGAGCCCGGTCAGAGTGCCGTTACGAGGATCCTGGTTATTGCCAAGGACATGTTCAAGACCGAGGGCACACGCGCCTTCTATAAGGGTATTACGCCGCGTGTGATGCGCGTTGCGCCCGGTCAGGCCGTTACTTTCACGGTGTATGAGTACCTCAAGGGGAAGCTGGAGGACTCAAACTGGGCCTTTGTGGGTGGGAAGTTCGAGGAGTAA
- a CDS encoding uncharacterized protein (ID:PFLUO_007480-T1.cds;~source:funannotate) encodes MHDEPAVPTDHEPEQHHQPPNAWKKWTKRIFLLLLKQWLLVGMGVACVLAYFFPNVAKHGGIIRAEYSIMYGVIAIIFLISGLSISRQKLFAQLMNWRLHVVVQAISFLFIPALMLAVVHIILAGDPHGHIDRAVLAGYIFTACIPTTIASNVVMTRAAGGDDAAATVEVLLANILGPFITAAWTIALMPKGSEFDAWRFGGGNLGTMYKSVFKQLGLSVLLPLVVGQLVRWTWPDRTAWVIQKTKLPKFATVCMLLLVWSTFSSCFATGALQTLSTQSVVFVVLFNIALYIALTIVCFFSARPPRWLSSRGWSKPVFKPMPPEEAIAVCFCGPAKSTSLGIPLLYAMWAPLDLFTKSKTSVPVLLYTTEQICVAHFFVQLFRRWHARLAEKEDLESHLQPEDADIGMTQVSRGSRDEHMNG; translated from the exons ATGCACGACGAGCCCGCGGTCCCCACCGACCACGAACCAGAGCAgcaccaccaaccacccaATGCCTGGAAAAAATGGACCAAAAGAATCTTCCTACTGCTCCTGAAGCAATGGCTCCTGGTCGGCATGGGCGTCGCCTGCGTCCTGGCCTACTTCTTCCCCAACGTCGCTAAACACGGCGGGATCATCCGCGCCGAGTACAGCATCATGTACGGCGTTATCGCGATCATCTTCCTAATCTCGGGACTGAGCATCTCGCGCCAGAAGCTCTTTGCGCAGCTCATGAACTGGCGCCTGCATGTTGTGGTCCAGGCCATTTCGTTCCTCTTTATTCCTGCGCTGATGCTTGCGGTCGTGCATATCATTCTGGCTGGTGATCCACACGGACATATTGATCGCGCCGTGCTGGCTGGGTACATATTCACGGCGTGTATTCCGACGACGATTGCGTCGAATGTTGTCATGACGAGAGCGGCGGGCGGGGACGATGCGGCTGCGACGGTCGAAGTGCTGCTTGCCAATATCCTGGGTCCGTTCATTACCGCTGCGTGGACGATTGCTCTCATGCCGAAGGGGTCGGAGTTCGATGCCTGGCGCTTTGGCGGTGGGAATCTGGGGACGATGTACAAAAGCGTGTTCAAGCAGCTGGGACTCAGTGTGTTGTTACCGCTGGTGGTTGGACAGCTGGTGAGATGGACCTGGCCGGATCGGACGGCGTGGGTGATTCAGAAGACGAAGCTGCCGAAATTCGCCACGGTTTGCATGCTGCTGTTGGTTTG GTCTACCTTCTCCTCGTGCTTCGCAACAGGCGCACTCCAAACCCTCTCCACGCAAAGtgttgtcttcgtcgtcctTTTCAACATAGCGCTGTATATCGCCTTGACAATAGTGTGTTTCTTCAGTGCGCGGCCGCCCCGATGGCTTTCTTCCCGCGGCTGGTCGAAACCCGTGTTTAAGCCGATGCCCCCGGAAGAAGCCATTGCAGTATGCTTTTGCGGCCCGGCAAAGAGCACTTCATTGGGCATCCCGCTGCTGTATGCTATGTGGGCACCGCTGGacctcttcaccaagtccaagaCATCAGTGCCCGTGTTGCTGTATACCACAGAGCAAATCTGCGTGGCGCATTTCTTTGTGCAGCTATTCCGGCGCTGGCATGCGAggctggcggagaaggaagatctAGAGAGCCACTTGCAGCCGGAGGATGCGGATATCGGAATGACTCAGGTTTCTCGAGGTTCAAGAGATGAGCATATGAACGGTTGA
- a CDS encoding uncharacterized protein (ID:PFLUO_007481-T1.cds;~source:funannotate): MADGMSHSQLSSPSSTSSSTSPTKLCSKTYKKASQLYLTRRLPEALSTLQPIITVADDQQPNGDHPSTAVAPIATAPSTWRIKVWNLYITLLSAIVDLGAEEGKKQFGQKEWKAIATQVREGGIWETVVQIGYRGREGSVDAEVVYNLISTPANAGSATLILNHSSSQSLNQQRLETYLSSYGQPNLDLTDRLNASANAQQRHISQPSGTDTPKDLAARVRIIELFTLHVLPRNEEWEYAQEFINLSEVLDEERKELFLQTLEGLKEEKERGELRAAELQRAKDAEFARQREDERRRAEDASASSPRPQPNGHKRNTSEGDYGIEKGRSPKSKGGKSADKSPSGKPSRTALSSSNSKNVKKQDKPEPRRQTRAVATTLRNLVKHIIQSVSGNPMSLVRTLLFLLGILMAMSRQDVRERVRRVTDSAWQKVKGTVGMGVKVSYI, translated from the exons ATGGCTGACGGAATGTCCCATTCCCAGCtctcctcaccctcctccacttcttcctcgacctcccCCACGAAGCTCTGCTCCAAGACCTACAAGAAAGCCTCCCAGCTCTATCTCACACGCCGTCTCCCTGAAGCCCTTTCCACTCTCCAACCTATCATTACGGTCGCAGATGACCAACAACCAAATGGCGATCACCCATCTACAGCTGTTGCGCCGATCGCCACCGCTCCTAGCACGTGGAGGATCAAGGTGTGGAATCTGTACATCACGCTGCTGAGCGCAatcgtcgacctcggcgccgaggaagggaagaagcaATTTGGCCAGAAGGAGTGGAAAGCGATCGCCACCCAAGTGCGGGAGGGAGGCATCTGGGAAACAGTGGTCCAGATCGGGTACAGGGGCCGCGAGGGCTCCGTGGATGCCGAGGTGGTCTATAACCT CATCTCGACCCCTGCTAATGCAGGCAGTGCAACATTGATCCTCAAccactcttcctcccaaTCACTCAACCAGCAGCGTCTCGAGACATACCTCTCCTCCTACGGACAACCGAACCTTGACCTTACCGACCGTCTCAACGCATCGGCCAATGCCCAGCAGCGCCATATCAGCCAGCCGAGCGGAACAGATACCCCGAAAGATCTGGCTGCGCGAGTACGCATCATCGAGCTCTTCACTCTGCATGTTCTCCCGCGGAACGAGGAGTGGGAGTATGCGCAGGAATTCATCAACCTGAGCGAAGTCCTCGACGAAGAACGCAAGGAACTCTTCCTCCAGACCCTGGAAGggctgaaggaggagaaggaacgAGGCGAGTTGCGTGCCGCGGAGCTCCAGCGGGCCAAAGATGCCGAGTTCGCGCGACAGCGTGAGGATGAGCGTCGGAGAGCAGAGGATGCCAGTGCATCATCCCCCCGTCCTCAACCGAACGGACATAAGCGCAATACGAGTGAGGGTGACTACGGGATTGAAAAGGGGCGGTCCCCGAAAAGCAAGGGAGGCAAATCGGCGGACAAATCGCCGAGCGGCAAGCCATCGCGGACTGCACTGTCGTCGTCGAATTCCAAGAACGTCAAGAAACAGGACAAACCTGAACCTCGACGCCAGACTCGTGCGGTCGCTACGACTCTACGGAATTTGGTGAAACACATCATCCAAAGCGTATCCGGGAATCCAATGTCGCTGGTCCGCAcccttttgtttttgctCGGTATCCTCATGGCCATGAGCCGGCAGGATGTGCGTGAGCGCGTCCGGAGGGTTACCGACAGTGCATGGCAGAAGGTGAAGGGCACCGTGGGTATGGGTGTCAAGGTGAGCTATATCTAA
- a CDS encoding uncharacterized protein (ID:PFLUO_007482-T1.cds;~source:funannotate), translating into MDVVDATFNHHLPWILYELASCCFVSLDLEMSGITMSPDKPGGEVQTLQARYAEVKAAAEKYQILQVGLTICRENLVTGKYILMPYNFNLSPNTFRETEISRDWTFQSRAVEFLLANGFSIDIQCKYGVPYLSREEEKQAIAKATERFTRQTTKRSLNIKESDHESLEFIQAVRQVVDSWLAEGELNHNAWVNIPPPTGKLPGMPKTLSKMHKMLVYSLIESEYPALAARSHPSFMTIEPSHPERDKKAQEARLEGKKARIQQHVGFRWIVEALVGGDLTGIEDWTFKRTLDNKAVRPRYTPDTPQELSMRVKQRLVEHRPILVGHNIFTDLVYFCRCFFGPLPDTVEEFQVMVHDLFPVIVDTKYLATHDCGSVNPPSSLVELNEDLSHLWNPKIAIDPLHVKYSGQELNHEAGFDSMLTATAFLKLSAMLSGGSLDRSKIKQQQQNGGMRRPQQGRSPVKRSPGDFFAAENVKSLDMISNGWLHAQGSTLEETGSAEVAHKVRNGELIPRLGSAFWNVYSNRLRAFGTKERVLQLGVQEEKEEMLMEFD; encoded by the exons ATGGATGTCGTTGATGCAACCTTTAATCACCACCTACCGTGGATTCTCTACGAGTTGGCCTCGTGCTGCTTTGTGTCCCTGGACCTGGAGATGTCCGGGATCACGATGAGTCCAGACAAACCAGGGGGAGAGGTCCAGACGCTCCAGGCGCGCTACGCCGAGGTCAAAGCAGCAGCGGAGAAGTACCAGATCCTGCAGGTTGGCCTGACCATTTGCCGCGAGAACCTGGTGACAG GGAAATACATCCTCATGCCATACAACTTCAATCTGAGCCCGAATACTTTCCGTGAAACTGAAATCAGTCGAGACTGGACGTTCCAGAGCCGGG CGGTGGAGTTTCTGCTGGCAAATGGCTTCAGCATAGACATTCAGTGCAAGTATGGTGTGCCCTATTTATCtcgagaagaggaaaaacAAGCCATTGCAAAGGCAACGGAGAGATTTACCCGTcagacgacgaagaggtcCCTGAATATCAAAGAATCGGATCATGAATCTCTAGAATTTATCCAGGCAGTGCGACAGGTTGTGGACAGCTGGCTTGCTGAAGGCGAA CTGAACCACAACGCGTGGGTCAATATTCCACCACCGACTGGCAAGCTTCCTGGAATGCCGAAGACCTTGAGCAAAATGCACAAAATGCTTGTGTACAGTCTGATTGAGAGTGAATACCCAGCCCTTGCTGCTCGAAGCCATCCTTCTTTCATGACTATTGAACCCTCGCACCCCGAGCGCGACAAGAAAGCCCAAGAGGCACGACTggagggaaagaaagcccGAATTCAGCAACATGTTGGATTCCGATGGATTGTAGAGGCCCTGGTTGGTGGGGATCTGACGGGTATTGAAGATTGGACTTTCAAGCGGACCCTGGACAACAAGGCAGTGCGCCCTCGGTACACTCCAGACACCCCCCAAGAGCTCTCGATGAGAGTCAAACAGCGACTCGTGGAACACCGGCCCATCCTGGTGGGTCACAACATCTTCACCGACCTGGTCTACTTTTGCAGATGCTTCTTCGGGCCGCTGCCAGATACCGTGGAGGAGTTCCAGGTCATGGTGCACGATCTCTTCCCCGTCATAGTCGATACCAAGTACTTGGCGACTCATGACTGTGGTTCTGTGAATCCTCCTTCGTCACTGGTAGAGCTGAACGAGGACTTGTCTCACCTATGGAACCCCAAGATAG CCATTGACCCTCTGCATGTCAAATACAGCGGCCAGGAGCTCAACCATGAAGCCGGGTTTGACAGCATGCTTACTGCCACAGCGTTCCTCAAGTTGTCAGCCATGCTCTCTGGCGGTTCGCTCGATCGCAGCAAAATtaagcagcagcaacaaaaTGGGGGCATGAGACGTCCACAGCAGGGCCGTTCCCCCGTCAAAAGAAGCCCAGGAGACTTCTTCGCTGCCGAAAATGTCAAATCTCTGGACATGATCTCTAATGGCTGGCTTCACGCACAGGGTAGTACCTTGGAGGAAACTGGATCTGCAGAGGTAGCGCACAAGGTCCGCAATGGCGAGCTGATTCCCCGACTGGGTAGTGCATTCTGGAATGTTTACAGCAACCGCCTGCGGGCTTTTGGAACGAAGGAGCGGGTGCTGCAGCTCGGGGTTCaagaggaaaaag